Proteins encoded together in one Balearica regulorum gibbericeps isolate bBalReg1 chromosome 3, bBalReg1.pri, whole genome shotgun sequence window:
- the KBTBD11 gene encoding kelch repeat and BTB domain-containing protein 11: MEGSGAAEEEDSGAGHGAPPPPPPPTPAAPCGFSSSLCFSASAAEPQTPAGSGRVVESQWEINNAVCQPDEEEEEAVGTRDRPAEEPDLVIEVSGHRIRAHKSVLAAKSDYFRARASRDVLRVKGVSYGALRLLIDYVYTARMGEVRHDNLAEVVSGARVLQMPCALHCAAEAMRAQLRLDNCYQLLCLAKKQRLAELREAAYRFMSDHYLEVLREPGVYGRLSGTERDLILQRRMEAGRPCLLVAEVSDAFERPGGGSRPQSRESSRPQSPSSVVSLEESGSLIHCYQEASGEWRVLTRLPEEANAKGCAMCVLHNYLFLAGGIAAGPTGGEPRARLSDKVFCYNPLTDTWSQVRSLAQPRSQLKLLALDGYLYAVGGECLFTVERYDPRADRWSPVAPLPKGAFAVAHEATTCNGEIYVSGGSLFYRLLKYDPKRDEWQECPYNSSRRRSADMVAFKSFIYRFDVSSGRGGEQGPGGGTGGGVEVFRYNTVAKRWSQCASLRPSGGPIQPFRCAPLGNTIYCVNRTGTLRFSLAQDGEVEADGGLKGTFDRELLKAPLDAKGVLLPFVLTLPDRLDKAGDQEGSLPL, from the coding sequence ATGGAGGGCAGCGGCGcagcggaggaggaggacagcGGGGCCGGGCAcggcgccccgccgccgcctcccccgcccACCCCGGCCGCCCCCTGCGGCTTCAGCTCCTCCCTCTGCTTCAGCGCCAGCGCGGCCGAGCCGCAGACGCCCGCCGGCAGCGGGCGGGTGGTGGAGAGCCAGTGGGAGATCAACAACGCCGTCTGCCAGCCGGacgaggaggaagaggaggcggTGGGGACGCGCGACCGGCCGGCAGAGGAGCCCGATCTGGTGATTGAGGTGTCGGGGCATCGCATCCGGGCACACAAGTCGGTACTGGCGGCCAAGAGCGACTACTTTCGTGCCCGCGCCTCACGGGATGTCCTGCGGGTGAAGGGGGTGAGCTACGGGGCGTTGCGGCTCCTCATCGACTACGTGTACACTGCCCGCATGGGCGAGGTGCGGCACGACAACCTGGCCGAGGTGGTGAGCGGCGCCCGCGTCCTCCAGATGCCTTGCGCCTTGCACTGTGCCGCTGAGGCCATGCGTGCCCAGCTCCGCCTTGACAACTGCTaccagctcctctgcctggcCAAGAAGCAGCGGCTGGCAGAGCTGCGGGAGGCCGCCTACCGCTTCATGAGCGACCACTACCTGGAGGTGCTGCGGGAGCCCGGTGTCTATGGCCGCCTCAGTGGCACTGAGCGGGACCTCATCCTGCAGCGGCGCATGGAGGCTGGCCGGCCCTGCTTGCTGGTGGCCGAGGTCAGCGATGCCTTTGAGCGGCCTGGTGGTGGCAGCCGGCCACAGAGCCGTGAGAGCAGCCGGCCGCAGAGCCCCTCCTCTGTGGTGTCGCTGGAGGAGAGCGGCTCCCTCATCCACTGCTACCAGGAGGCCAGTGGCGAGTGGAGGGTGCTGACACGCCTGCCTGAGGAGGCCAATGCCAAAGGCTGTGCCATGTGCGTCCTCCACAACTACCTCTTCCTGGCAGGGGGCATCGCGGCAGGGCCAACAGGTGGCGAGCCCCGGGCCCGCCTCTCTGACAAGGTCTTCTGCTATAACCCCCTCACTGACACCTGGAGCCAGGTGCGGTCGCTGGCTCAGCCCCGCTCACAGCTCAAGCTGCTGGCCCTGGATGGTTATCTCTACGCTGTGGGGGGTGAGTGCCTCTTCACTGTGGAGAGGTATGACCCGCGAGCCGACCGCTGGAGCCCTGTGGCACCCTTGCCCAAGGGTGCCTTTGCTGTGGCTCATGAGGCCACCACCTGCAATGGGGAGATCTATGTGTCAGGGGGCTCGCTCTTCTACCGCCTGCTCAAGTATGACCCCAAGCGCGACGAGTGGCAGGAGTGTCCTTACAACAGCAGCCGCCGGCGCTCTGCTGACATGGTGGCCTTCAAGAGCTTCATCTACCGCTTCGACGTGAGCAGTGGCCgtggtggggagcagggccCAGGCGGCGGGACTGGCGGCGGTGTCGAAGTTTTCCGGTACAACACAGTGGCCAAGCGCTGGAGCCAGTGCGCCAGCCTGCGGCCCAGTGGCGGCCCCATCCAGCCCTTCCGCTGTGCCCCCTTGGGCAACACCATCTACTGCGTCAACCGGACCGGCACCCTCCGCTTCAGCCTAGCCCAGGACGGTGAGGTGGAAGCGGATGGCGGACTCAAGGGTACCTTCGACAGGGAACTTCTTAAAGCTCCCTTGGATGCCAAGGGTGTCCTCCTACCCTTCGTGCTCACCCTGCCCGATAGGCTGGACAAAGCAGGGGACCAGGAGGGTTCCCTCCCACTGTGA